In the genome of Xanthomonas translucens pv. cerealis, one region contains:
- a CDS encoding acyltransferase family protein, giving the protein MAFPGMGSAGTERLHRPSPAYAAGGYLPYIDGLRAFAVLAVIAYHLDPAWLPGGFTGVDVFFVISGFVVSASLQRLPAAGSCGVFAQFYARRMRRIAPALLACLLVTALASGLFIPDSWLSETSAKTGRMAFVGLSNWVLAATGNDYFSPKAEFNPYTHTWSLCVEEQFYLLFPLLFLAWNRGGRGRVWSLLLVALASAGSLAYALLRSRGGGEAGDAFYLTTARFWQLGSGVLLYQALARSGRFDAGAAPAPCAAWNWRSPLLALALGAVGYGLWRARPGYSPWPDGLWPVLGTLGLLALLHGAPAGLIKRALSQRAVVAIGRVSYSLYLWHWPVFVLFRWTVGLESALAKALALLLVAALAIASYRWVELPWRSGRIGRMRTPARTIATGLGLILLAAGMHALLLDTQRYYSLSTVSRHPLDWYAYAKGMRKEFPHCTLKTGRAELHVGSAKLVERGDCDLHNRDGGQLFVAGDSHALAYNELLRRFALQSGVAVRLYGVGGCPIVGLQAWQATHAGCQAYERSTMADVQAQARAGDVLFLPALRLLRLAEQTQLFDEAAVMSEQDSAQAQAVRAAGEDAAVALLQPLAQRGVRIVFEAPKPLLRAPPYRCSDWFNRGNAICARATQIPRDTMERYRAPVLQSLQRIAARLPHASVWDPLPVLCEPQRCAGMRDGHPLFFDADHLSGYGNRLLLPSFTAHFKALQSQSGATQ; this is encoded by the coding sequence ATGGCGTTCCCAGGGATGGGGAGCGCAGGCACCGAGCGCCTGCATCGGCCATCGCCCGCGTACGCAGCGGGCGGCTATCTGCCGTATATCGACGGACTGCGTGCGTTCGCGGTGCTGGCGGTCATTGCCTACCACCTGGATCCGGCCTGGCTGCCGGGCGGGTTCACCGGCGTCGATGTGTTCTTCGTGATTTCCGGTTTCGTGGTCAGCGCCTCGCTGCAGCGCTTGCCGGCGGCCGGCAGCTGCGGCGTGTTCGCGCAGTTCTACGCGCGGCGCATGCGCCGCATCGCGCCGGCGCTGCTGGCCTGCCTGCTGGTCACCGCGCTGGCCAGCGGCCTGTTCATTCCCGACTCCTGGTTGAGCGAGACCAGCGCCAAGACCGGGCGCATGGCCTTCGTCGGCCTCAGCAACTGGGTGCTGGCTGCGACAGGCAACGATTATTTCTCGCCGAAGGCCGAGTTCAATCCGTATACGCACACCTGGTCGCTGTGCGTGGAGGAACAGTTCTACCTGCTGTTCCCGCTGCTGTTCCTGGCCTGGAACCGTGGCGGCCGCGGCCGCGTGTGGTCGCTGCTGCTGGTGGCACTGGCCTCGGCCGGCTCGCTGGCGTATGCGCTGCTGCGCAGCCGCGGCGGCGGCGAGGCCGGCGATGCGTTCTACCTGACCACCGCGCGCTTCTGGCAACTGGGCAGCGGCGTGCTGCTGTACCAGGCGCTGGCGCGGAGCGGGCGTTTCGATGCCGGCGCTGCACCAGCGCCGTGTGCCGCCTGGAACTGGCGTTCGCCGCTGCTGGCATTGGCGCTGGGGGCGGTCGGTTACGGATTGTGGCGTGCACGCCCCGGGTACTCGCCGTGGCCCGATGGCCTGTGGCCGGTGCTCGGCACGCTGGGCCTGCTGGCCCTGCTGCACGGCGCGCCCGCCGGCTTGATCAAGCGGGCGCTGTCGCAGCGCGCGGTGGTGGCGATCGGCCGCGTGTCCTATTCGCTATACCTTTGGCATTGGCCGGTCTTCGTGCTGTTCCGCTGGACCGTGGGCCTGGAATCGGCGCTGGCCAAAGCGCTGGCGCTGCTGCTGGTGGCGGCGCTGGCGATCGCGTCGTACCGCTGGGTGGAACTGCCGTGGCGCAGCGGCCGCATCGGCAGGATGCGCACCCCGGCGCGAACCATCGCCACCGGGCTGGGCCTGATCCTGCTCGCCGCCGGCATGCATGCGCTGCTGCTGGACACGCAGCGCTACTACTCGCTGAGCACGGTGAGCCGGCATCCGCTGGACTGGTACGCGTATGCCAAGGGCATGCGCAAGGAGTTCCCGCATTGCACGCTGAAGACCGGACGGGCGGAGCTGCATGTCGGCAGCGCCAAGCTGGTCGAGCGCGGCGACTGCGACTTGCATAACCGCGATGGCGGGCAGCTGTTCGTCGCCGGCGATTCGCATGCGCTGGCCTACAACGAACTGCTGCGCCGCTTCGCGCTACAGAGCGGGGTGGCGGTACGGCTGTACGGCGTCGGCGGGTGTCCGATCGTCGGCCTGCAGGCCTGGCAGGCGACGCATGCTGGATGTCAGGCGTACGAGCGCAGCACCATGGCCGACGTGCAGGCGCAGGCGCGCGCCGGCGACGTGCTGTTCCTGCCCGCGCTGCGGCTGCTGCGTCTGGCCGAGCAGACCCAGTTGTTCGACGAGGCGGCGGTGATGTCCGAGCAGGATAGCGCGCAGGCGCAGGCGGTACGCGCAGCTGGCGAGGACGCAGCGGTGGCGCTGCTGCAACCGCTGGCGCAGCGCGGCGTGCGCATCGTGTTCGAAGCGCCCAAGCCGCTGTTGCGCGCGCCGCCGTATCGCTGTTCGGACTGGTTCAACCGCGGCAACGCGATCTGCGCGCGCGCCACGCAGATCCCGCGCGACACGATGGAGCGCTACCGCGCGCCGGTACTGCAGAGCCTGCAGCGGATCGCCGCGCGGCTGCCGCATGCCTCGGTCTGGGATCCGTTGCCAGTGCTGTGCGAGCCGCAGCGTTGCGCCGGCATGCGCGACGGGCATCCGCTGTTCTTCGATGCCGATCACCTCAGTGGCTACGGCAATCGGCTGTTGTTGCCGAGCTTCACCGCACATTTCAAGGCGCTGCAGTCACAATCGGGGGCGACGCAGTGA
- a CDS encoding SlyX family protein encodes MASAEGVRSVKHDFSTQDRLLENRLIELETRLSFQEQALSEVSDALAEARAESQRNATLLRHLLEDLGKVRSTLYADAADEPPPPHY; translated from the coding sequence ATGGCATCGGCCGAGGGCGTTCGATCAGTGAAGCATGACTTCTCCACCCAGGATCGATTGCTGGAGAACCGGTTGATCGAGCTGGAGACGCGCCTGTCCTTCCAGGAACAGGCGCTGTCCGAGGTGAGCGATGCGTTGGCCGAGGCACGCGCCGAAAGCCAACGCAACGCCACGCTGCTGCGCCACCTGCTCGAAGACCTGGGCAAGGTGCGCAGCACGCTGTATGCCGACGCCGCCGACGAACCACCCCCTCCGCATTATTGA
- a CDS encoding DUF2058 domain-containing protein — MSDTLRDQLLGLGFKPVPKPERPERNATPAQPSRGRHGQHQGHGHKPSGARGERPHAAGKPGGGRAHDGAGRARGDGAARPHAAGDGRGRPQAAGRSQGPSRPQGAPGQQPARPQSARPPRSREDIDLAKAYAIRAQREKDERIEAERLKQEQARLRREARAKLDDLLKDQALNHAEADIARHFPYGGKIKRIYVTAEQLKALNAGELGVLQQNGRYLLVTAALLDQAEAIFPASVALRVDPNATAEEDPYADPKYQIPDDLVW; from the coding sequence ATGAGCGATACCCTCCGCGACCAGCTGCTGGGCCTGGGCTTCAAGCCTGTGCCGAAACCCGAACGCCCAGAGCGCAACGCCACGCCCGCGCAGCCGTCGCGTGGGCGGCACGGCCAGCATCAGGGGCATGGCCACAAGCCGTCAGGCGCGCGTGGCGAACGCCCGCACGCCGCTGGCAAACCCGGTGGCGGACGCGCGCATGACGGCGCCGGCCGTGCGCGTGGCGACGGCGCCGCTCGCCCGCATGCGGCAGGCGACGGCCGTGGCCGTCCGCAGGCTGCGGGCAGGTCGCAGGGGCCAAGCCGTCCGCAGGGCGCGCCTGGCCAGCAACCGGCGCGGCCGCAATCGGCACGGCCGCCGCGCTCGCGCGAGGACATCGATCTGGCCAAGGCCTATGCGATCCGTGCGCAGCGCGAGAAGGACGAGCGCATCGAGGCCGAGCGGCTCAAGCAGGAACAGGCACGGCTGCGCCGCGAGGCGCGGGCCAAGCTCGACGACCTGCTCAAGGACCAGGCGCTGAACCACGCCGAGGCCGACATCGCCCGCCATTTTCCCTATGGCGGCAAGATCAAGCGCATCTACGTCACCGCCGAGCAGCTCAAGGCGCTCAATGCCGGCGAGCTGGGCGTGCTGCAGCAGAACGGCCGCTACCTGCTGGTGACGGCGGCGCTGCTGGATCAGGCCGAGGCGATCTTCCCAGCGTCGGTGGCGCTGCGGGTGGATCCGAACGCCACGGCCGAAGAAGATCCCTACGCCGATCCGAAGTACCAGATCCCCGACGATCTGGTCTGGTAA
- the metH gene encoding methionine synthase gives MSVRITRLSGLEPLLLTPDLLFVNVGERTNVTGSAQFRKLVKEERYEEAVEVARQQVASGAQILDVNMDEGLIDSEKAMTRFLNLIMSEPDIARIPIMVDSSKWSVIEAGLKCLQGKSVVNSISLKEGEAVFVEHARKVLRYGAAAVVMAFDEQGQADTCARKVEICSRAYRILTEQVGFPPEDIIFDPNIFAVATGIEEHDNYAVDFIEATRIIRKTLPHCHVSGGVSNVSFSFRGNETVRQAIHSVFLYHAIAAGMDMGIVNAGGMPIYDDLDPDLRERVEDVILNRRRDGTERLLEIAERYKGKKGQSSVEDLSWREKPVRARLAHALVHGVDAYVELDTEEARQLSTRPLDVIEGPLMDGMNVVGDLFGAGKMFLPQVVKSARVMKKAVAYLLPYIEAEKLRTGDTGKSNGKIIMATVKGDVHDIGKNIVGVVLACNNFDVIDLGVMVPTQTILDRARAENADIVGLSGLITPSLEEMSHVAREMQRQGFSIPLLIGGATTSRAHTALKIDPHYAAPTVWVKDASRAVGVAQSLISKELRAAFVAANDADYAEIRQRHKNRGDAKRLVSLEKARAQRFDGGWDAYTPPVPKQPGLHVFDDYPLPELIELIDWTPFFQAWELAGKFPAILSDAVVGQQASDLYRDARAMLKRIVAEKWLTAKAVFGLWPAQAVGDDVEVWLDRDRGPGTGDPEQPAAALPSEKAPAFFGSPVPGPRSRHLLHFLRQQVDKPVERPDFCLTDFIAPKHSGKQDWIGAFAVTAGIGIEPHVARFEAAHDDYNAILLKALADRLAEALAERLHQRVRREFWGYADNEVLDNEALIAEKYRGIRPAPGYPACPEHSEKKTLFALLDAERNAGMSLTESFAMLPTAAVSGYYFSHPQSQYFVVGRLGKEQVADYARRKGVPLLQAERWLASNLDYDPE, from the coding sequence ATGTCCGTGCGCATTACCCGTCTGTCCGGCCTGGAGCCGCTGCTGCTGACCCCGGACCTGCTGTTCGTCAACGTCGGCGAGCGCACCAACGTCACCGGCAGCGCGCAGTTCCGCAAGCTGGTCAAGGAAGAACGCTACGAGGAAGCGGTGGAGGTGGCGCGCCAGCAGGTCGCCAGCGGCGCACAGATCCTCGACGTCAACATGGACGAGGGCCTGATCGATTCGGAGAAGGCGATGACACGCTTTCTCAACCTGATCATGTCCGAGCCGGACATCGCGCGCATCCCGATCATGGTCGATTCCTCCAAGTGGAGCGTGATCGAGGCCGGGCTCAAGTGCCTGCAGGGCAAGAGCGTAGTCAACTCGATTTCGCTGAAGGAAGGCGAGGCGGTGTTCGTCGAGCACGCGCGCAAGGTGCTGCGCTACGGCGCCGCCGCGGTGGTGATGGCGTTCGACGAGCAGGGCCAGGCCGACACCTGCGCGCGCAAGGTCGAGATCTGCAGCCGCGCCTATCGGATCCTGACCGAGCAGGTCGGCTTCCCGCCGGAAGACATCATCTTCGACCCGAACATCTTCGCCGTGGCCACCGGCATCGAGGAGCACGACAACTACGCGGTAGACTTCATCGAGGCCACCCGCATCATCCGCAAGACGCTGCCGCACTGCCACGTGTCCGGCGGCGTGTCCAACGTGTCGTTCTCGTTCCGCGGCAACGAAACCGTACGCCAGGCGATCCACTCGGTGTTCCTGTACCACGCCATCGCCGCAGGCATGGACATGGGCATCGTCAACGCCGGCGGCATGCCGATCTACGACGACCTGGACCCGGACCTGCGCGAGCGCGTGGAGGACGTGATCCTCAACCGCCGCCGCGACGGCACCGAGCGCCTGCTGGAGATCGCAGAGCGCTACAAGGGCAAGAAGGGCCAGAGCAGCGTCGAGGACCTGAGCTGGCGCGAAAAGCCGGTACGCGCGCGGCTGGCGCACGCGCTGGTGCACGGCGTGGACGCCTATGTGGAATTGGACACCGAGGAAGCGCGGCAGCTGTCCACGCGCCCGCTGGATGTGATCGAAGGCCCGCTGATGGACGGCATGAACGTGGTCGGCGACCTGTTCGGCGCCGGCAAGATGTTTCTGCCGCAGGTGGTCAAGTCAGCGCGAGTGATGAAGAAGGCGGTGGCCTACCTGCTGCCGTATATCGAGGCGGAAAAGCTGCGCACCGGCGACACCGGCAAGTCCAACGGCAAGATCATCATGGCCACGGTCAAGGGCGACGTGCACGACATCGGCAAGAACATCGTCGGCGTGGTCCTGGCCTGCAACAATTTCGACGTGATCGACCTGGGGGTGATGGTGCCGACCCAGACCATCCTCGACCGCGCGCGTGCCGAGAACGCCGACATCGTCGGCCTGTCCGGGCTGATCACTCCATCGCTGGAGGAAATGAGCCACGTCGCCCGCGAGATGCAGCGGCAGGGCTTCTCGATACCGCTGCTGATCGGCGGCGCCACCACCTCGCGCGCGCACACTGCACTGAAGATCGATCCGCACTACGCCGCGCCGACGGTGTGGGTGAAAGACGCCTCGCGCGCGGTCGGCGTGGCGCAGTCGCTGATCTCCAAGGAGCTGCGCGCCGCGTTCGTGGCCGCCAACGACGCCGACTACGCCGAGATCCGCCAGCGTCACAAGAACCGTGGCGACGCCAAGCGCCTGGTATCGCTGGAAAAGGCGCGCGCGCAACGCTTCGACGGCGGCTGGGACGCCTATACGCCGCCGGTGCCGAAACAGCCAGGCCTGCACGTGTTCGACGACTATCCGCTGCCCGAGCTGATCGAACTGATCGACTGGACCCCGTTCTTCCAAGCCTGGGAACTGGCCGGCAAGTTCCCGGCGATCCTCAGCGACGCGGTGGTCGGCCAGCAGGCCAGCGACCTGTACCGCGACGCACGCGCGATGCTCAAGCGCATCGTCGCCGAGAAATGGCTGACTGCCAAGGCGGTGTTCGGGCTGTGGCCGGCGCAGGCGGTGGGGGATGATGTGGAGGTTTGGCTGGATCGGGACCGGGGACCGGGGACCGGGGACCCGGAACAGCCGGCAGCTGCATTGCCATCGGAAAAGGCCCCTGCTTTTTTCGGGTCCCCGGTCCCCGGTCCCCGGTCCCGGCATCTCCTGCACTTCCTGCGCCAACAAGTCGACAAACCCGTCGAGCGCCCCGATTTCTGCCTGACCGATTTCATCGCGCCCAAGCACAGCGGCAAGCAGGACTGGATCGGGGCGTTCGCGGTCACCGCCGGCATCGGCATCGAGCCGCACGTGGCGCGCTTCGAGGCGGCGCACGACGATTACAACGCGATCCTGCTCAAGGCCCTGGCCGATCGCCTGGCCGAGGCCTTGGCCGAGCGCCTGCATCAGCGCGTGCGCCGCGAATTCTGGGGCTATGCGGACAATGAGGTGTTGGACAACGAGGCGCTGATCGCCGAGAAGTACCGCGGCATCCGCCCTGCCCCCGGCTATCCTGCCTGCCCCGAACACAGCGAGAAGAAGACCCTGTTCGCGCTGCTAGACGCCGAACGCAACGCAGGCATGTCACTGACCGAAAGCTTCGCGATGCTGCCGACCGCGGCGGTATCCGGCTATTACTTCAGCCATCCGCAGAGTCAGTATTTCGTGGTCGGCCGGCTGGGCAAGGAACAGGTCGCCGACTACGCGCGGCGCAAGGGCGTGCCGCTGCTGCAGGCCGAGCGCTGGCTGGCCTCGAACCTGGACTACGATCCGGAGTGA
- a CDS encoding acyl-CoA dehydrogenase family protein, which yields MAHQTAREGFYVDFSFTEEQLMIQDVARRIAQERIAPSAEHHDRTGEFPLENIRLLGENGLMGIEVPEQYGGAGMDPIAYVLAMVEIAAGDAAHSTIMSVNNSLFCAGILNNGDEAQKQKYVRAIADGSHIGAFALTEPQSGSDATAMRCRAVRQDDGSFVINGKKSWITSGPVAKYIVLFAVTDPEQGSRGITAFVVDTDKPGFHRGKTEPKLGIRASATCEIEFQDYVASPDEVLGVPGEGFKIAMSVLDAGRIGIASQAIGIARAAYQATLDYVKERKAFGSPIGAFQMTQAKIADMKCKLDASLLLTLRAAWVKGQGQRFTTEAAVAKLTASEAAMWITHQAVQIHGGMGYSKEMPLERYFRDAKITEIYEGTSEIQRLVIARNETGLR from the coding sequence ATGGCGCACCAGACAGCCCGGGAGGGGTTCTACGTGGATTTCAGCTTTACTGAAGAGCAATTGATGATCCAGGACGTGGCGCGACGCATCGCCCAGGAACGGATCGCCCCGAGCGCCGAGCATCATGACCGCACCGGTGAGTTCCCGCTGGAGAACATCCGCCTGCTCGGCGAGAACGGGTTGATGGGCATCGAGGTGCCGGAGCAATACGGCGGTGCCGGCATGGACCCGATCGCCTACGTGCTGGCGATGGTCGAGATCGCCGCCGGCGACGCCGCCCATTCCACCATCATGTCGGTCAACAACTCGCTGTTCTGCGCCGGCATCCTGAACAACGGCGACGAGGCGCAGAAGCAGAAGTACGTGCGCGCGATCGCCGACGGCAGCCACATCGGCGCGTTCGCGCTGACCGAGCCGCAGTCCGGCTCCGACGCCACCGCGATGCGGTGCCGGGCGGTGCGCCAGGACGACGGCAGCTTCGTCATCAACGGCAAGAAGAGCTGGATCACCTCCGGCCCGGTCGCCAAGTACATCGTGCTGTTCGCGGTCACCGATCCGGAGCAGGGTTCGCGCGGTATCACCGCGTTCGTGGTCGACACCGACAAGCCGGGTTTCCACCGCGGCAAGACCGAGCCCAAGCTCGGCATCCGCGCTTCGGCCACTTGCGAGATCGAGTTCCAGGATTACGTGGCGAGCCCGGACGAGGTGCTGGGCGTGCCGGGCGAGGGCTTCAAGATCGCGATGAGCGTGCTCGACGCCGGCCGCATCGGCATCGCCTCGCAGGCCATCGGCATCGCCCGCGCCGCCTATCAGGCCACCCTGGACTACGTGAAGGAGCGCAAGGCGTTCGGCTCGCCGATCGGCGCGTTCCAAATGACCCAGGCCAAGATCGCCGACATGAAGTGCAAGCTCGACGCGTCGCTGCTGCTTACGCTGCGCGCGGCATGGGTGAAGGGGCAGGGCCAGCGCTTCACCACCGAGGCCGCGGTGGCCAAGCTGACCGCCTCCGAAGCGGCGATGTGGATCACCCACCAGGCGGTGCAGATCCACGGCGGCATGGGCTATTCCAAGGAAATGCCGCTGGAGCGCTACTTCCGCGACGCCAAGATCACCGAGATCTATGAAGGCACTTCGGAGATCCAGCGGTTGGTGATTGCGCGGAATGAGACTGGGTTGCGGTGA
- a CDS encoding transporter, with product MIIAIPVGPQRANVRIRRAGYALVVLGGLGAVGAARADDAPAFDRPGIGFASQTLPAGSVALEQALSDVSYDRSSGVRSTEYVADSRLRIGLSARAELQLALDSQVWQRVRGTGEDFRGHGGGDASVGLKWALPSARDSFSWALLGTAALPVGRAPYGDDGHRYDLGVSAGWDLDGGRNVALYANLSDSDDGHGWTVSPSYTFYAQGNLSAYAEAGIGGGEDEMRALGTGLTWLIAQRVQLDLSVLRGLSAPTSDWQGGLGVSVLLR from the coding sequence ATGATCATAGCCATTCCTGTTGGCCCGCAGCGAGCGAACGTTCGCATCCGGCGCGCGGGGTACGCGCTGGTTGTGCTTGGCGGCCTGGGCGCGGTCGGAGCCGCCCGCGCCGATGACGCGCCGGCCTTCGATCGTCCCGGCATCGGCTTCGCCTCGCAAACCCTGCCGGCCGGTAGCGTCGCCTTGGAGCAGGCGCTGTCGGACGTGAGCTACGACCGCAGCAGCGGCGTGCGCAGCACCGAGTACGTGGCCGACAGCCGCTTGCGGATCGGCCTGAGCGCGCGGGCGGAGCTGCAATTGGCCCTCGACAGCCAGGTCTGGCAGCGCGTGCGCGGCACCGGCGAGGATTTCCGCGGGCACGGCGGCGGCGATGCCAGCGTCGGCCTGAAATGGGCGCTGCCGAGCGCGCGCGACAGCTTTTCCTGGGCGCTGCTCGGTACCGCCGCGTTACCGGTGGGGCGTGCGCCGTACGGCGACGACGGGCATCGCTACGACCTCGGTGTCAGTGCCGGCTGGGATCTGGACGGCGGGCGCAATGTCGCGTTGTACGCCAACCTCAGCGACAGCGATGACGGTCATGGCTGGACCGTGTCGCCGAGCTATACGTTCTACGCGCAGGGCAACCTCAGCGCCTATGCCGAAGCCGGCATCGGCGGCGGCGAGGACGAGATGCGCGCGCTCGGGACAGGACTGACCTGGTTGATCGCGCAGCGTGTGCAACTGGACCTGTCGGTGCTGCGCGGGCTGTCCGCGCCGACCTCGGATTGGCAGGGCGGGCTGGGCGTGTCGGTGCTGTTGCGCTGA
- a CDS encoding homocysteine S-methyltransferase family protein, which yields MSASFTSPVPGPRSPVPAPWLHPQRTQKLLQALAERILIIDGAMGTMIQRHDLQEADYRGERFAAGYDSAHTGHVHGPGCDHAAPQGHDLKGNNDLLLLSRPEVIAGIHRAYLDAGADLLETNTFNATSISQADYHLEHLVYELNKAGARVARDCCDAVEALTPDQPRFVIGVLGPTSRTASISPDVNDPGFRNTSFDELRGTYREAVEGLIDGGADTLMVETIFDTLNAKAALYAIEEVFDARGGRLPVMISGTITDASGRTLSGQTAEAFYASVAHGRPLSVGLNCALGASDLRPHVETLARIADSYVSAHPNAGLPNAFGEYDETPEEMAATLKEFAESGLLNLVGGCCGTTPAHIQAIAEAMRGLRPRTPLAAQAQAA from the coding sequence ATGAGCGCATCTTTCACTTCCCCGGTCCCCGGTCCCCGGTCCCCGGTCCCGGCACCTTGGCTACATCCCCAGCGCACGCAAAAACTCCTGCAGGCCCTAGCCGAACGCATCCTGATCATCGACGGGGCGATGGGCACCATGATCCAGCGCCATGATCTGCAGGAGGCCGACTACCGCGGCGAGCGCTTCGCCGCCGGCTACGACAGCGCGCACACCGGGCACGTGCACGGTCCCGGCTGCGACCACGCCGCGCCGCAGGGCCACGACCTGAAAGGCAACAACGACCTGTTGCTGCTGTCGCGGCCGGAGGTGATCGCGGGCATCCACCGCGCCTACCTCGACGCCGGCGCCGACCTGCTGGAAACCAACACGTTCAACGCCACCTCGATCAGCCAGGCCGACTACCACCTGGAACACCTGGTCTACGAATTGAACAAGGCCGGCGCGCGGGTCGCGCGCGACTGCTGCGACGCGGTAGAGGCGCTCACCCCGGACCAGCCGCGCTTCGTCATCGGCGTGCTCGGCCCGACCAGCCGCACCGCCTCGATCAGCCCCGACGTCAACGATCCCGGTTTCCGCAACACCAGCTTCGACGAACTGCGCGGCACTTACCGCGAAGCGGTCGAGGGCCTGATCGACGGCGGCGCCGACACGCTGATGGTGGAAACCATCTTCGACACGCTCAACGCCAAGGCGGCGCTGTACGCGATCGAGGAAGTGTTCGACGCGCGCGGCGGACGCCTGCCGGTGATGATCTCCGGCACCATCACTGACGCCTCCGGGCGCACCCTGTCCGGGCAGACCGCCGAAGCGTTCTACGCCTCGGTGGCGCACGGCCGGCCGCTGTCGGTGGGATTGAACTGCGCGCTCGGCGCCAGCGACCTGCGCCCGCACGTGGAGACACTGGCGCGGATCGCCGACAGCTACGTCAGCGCGCATCCCAACGCCGGCCTGCCCAACGCCTTCGGCGAGTACGACGAGACCCCGGAGGAAATGGCGGCGACGCTGAAGGAGTTCGCCGAATCCGGCCTGCTCAACCTGGTCGGCGGCTGCTGCGGCACCACCCCGGCGCACATCCAGGCGATCGCCGAGGCGATGCGCGGGCTGCGTCCGCGCACGCCGTTGGCGGCGCAGGCACAGGCGGCCTGA
- a CDS encoding ArsR/SmtB family transcription factor — protein MDLEDWSTRLKVFADATRVRLLALLEQEELTVAELSAITRLAQPRVSTHLAKLKEAGLVRDRRAGVSAYYRFDEAQLDPAQRALWLALSTGSDDPLLRQDAERVAAVLANRAADQNWADSVAGDMERHYSPGRTWEALARTALPLLETGDVLDIASGDGVLAELVAPHARRYVCIDTSARVVAAASERLRRLGNVEVREGDMHALPFADASFDLVVMMHALTYAAKPAQAVAESARVLRAGGRLLLCSLARHEHKAAVHAYGHVNLGFASKELRKFVHKAGLDVSSLETVTREKRPPHFEVVSLIAVKPGPGIGDPGPGKAKAGATA, from the coding sequence ATGGATCTGGAGGACTGGTCGACCCGGCTGAAGGTGTTCGCCGATGCGACCCGGGTGCGCCTGCTGGCCTTGCTGGAGCAGGAAGAGCTAACCGTGGCCGAGCTGTCGGCGATCACCCGCCTGGCGCAACCGCGCGTGTCCACCCACCTGGCCAAGCTGAAGGAAGCCGGGCTGGTGCGCGACCGCCGCGCCGGCGTGTCGGCCTACTACCGCTTCGACGAGGCGCAACTGGACCCGGCGCAGCGTGCGCTGTGGCTGGCGCTGAGCACCGGCAGCGACGATCCGCTGCTGCGCCAGGACGCCGAACGCGTGGCCGCGGTGCTGGCCAACCGCGCCGCCGACCAGAACTGGGCCGATTCGGTGGCCGGCGACATGGAACGCCACTACTCGCCCGGGCGCACCTGGGAAGCGCTGGCGCGCACCGCGCTGCCGCTGCTGGAGACCGGCGACGTGCTCGACATCGCCTCCGGCGACGGCGTGCTGGCCGAACTGGTGGCCCCGCATGCGCGCCGCTACGTGTGCATCGACACCAGCGCACGGGTGGTGGCCGCGGCCAGCGAACGCCTGCGCCGGCTGGGCAACGTGGAAGTGCGCGAAGGCGACATGCACGCGCTGCCGTTCGCCGACGCCAGCTTCGACCTGGTGGTGATGATGCACGCGCTGACCTACGCGGCCAAGCCGGCGCAGGCGGTGGCCGAATCGGCGCGGGTGCTGCGCGCCGGCGGGCGCCTGCTGCTGTGCAGCCTGGCCCGCCACGAACACAAGGCCGCGGTGCATGCCTACGGCCACGTCAACCTCGGCTTCGCCTCCAAGGAACTGCGCAAGTTCGTGCACAAAGCGGGGCTGGACGTGTCCAGCCTGGAAACCGTGACCCGCGAGAAGCGGCCGCCGCATTTCGAGGTGGTGTCGTTGATTGCGGTGAAGCCGGGACCGGGGATTGGGGACCCGGGACCCGGAAAGGCAAAAGCAGGAGCAACGGCATGA